The Calliphora vicina chromosome 3, idCalVici1.1, whole genome shotgun sequence genome contains a region encoding:
- the Eip75B gene encoding ecdysone-induced protein 75B, isoforms C/D isoform X4, producing MAEELPILKSILKGNVNYHNAPVRFGRVPKREKARILAAMQQSTQNRGQQRALSGELDDQPRLLSAVLRAHLETCEFTKEKVAAMRQRARECPSYSMPTLLACPLNPAPELQSEQEFSQRFAHVIRGVIDFAGMIPGFQLLSQDDKFTLLKAGLFDALFVRLICMFDNSINSIICLNGQVMRRDAIQNGANARFLVDSTFNFAERMNSMNLTDAEIGLFCAIVLITPDRPGLRNIELIEKMYSRLKGCLQTIINQNRPDQPDFMNKLLETMPDLRTLSTLHTEKLVVFRTEHKELLRQQMWSMEDEQPSLSKSPNSWEDHRMDVEAKSPLGSVSSTESNDLEYQTASTTTANPSPANSTVNHHLNHLHTQQTSSLASSAPLLAATLSGTCPLRNRANSGSSGDSTNELDMVVGSHAHLTQNGLTITPIVRAHSHQQLHHHLTAAANSTHRYRKLDSPTDSGIESGNEKNECSKNVSSGGSSSCSSPRSSVDDALDCNEQGQNNANTQVSVSVSPVRSPQPLAQQASSTSSNTTSASSNSSATLKRQIVDDMPVLKRVLQAPPLYDTNSLMDEAYKPHKKFRALRHREYECTEADASSSTNTPLSNLPAAASSSPTHQLNTNAQSPPPAVTTNSSIINSTGQNQQQVILVPQATHSPSAPLAASPPAIAQHQSQLHMHLTRPTPTNSNTGSMGQQQTSSLSSTHSVLAKSLMAEPRMTPEQMKRSDIIQNYIMRDSQQTASSSNSLLVCSPHGPGSRSPAPLHHQMQMHNLYNNGSNSPNSNCNSPTTTTSTTGINNALASPPSSSPAAARWTGHSVITTTTINQRQQSVSPSSNGSSSSSSSTSSSSSSSSSTSSNSSAGCQYFQSPHSTSASVSPPRPSPSQMSTPPRLLELQVDIADSQQPLNLSKKSPTPPPSKLQALVAAATAAQRYPTVSADVTVTATSSNNSTTAAASTTTTNNNLQQQKVMLEA from the exons CGGTACGATTTGGTCGTGTGCCGAAACGTGAAAAGGCTCGCATTTTGGCTGCCATGCAACAGTCAACACAGAATCGTGGCCAACAGCGAGCCTTGTCCGGTGAATTGGATGATCAACCGCGTCTATTGTCAGCCGTATTGAGAGCTCATTTGGAAACCTGtgaatttacaaaagaaaagGTGGCGGCCATGCGCCAGAGAGCGCGTGAATGCCCCTCCTATTCAATGCCCACATTATTG gCCTGTCCTCTTAATCCCGCCCCCGAACTACAGTCCGAACAGGAATTCTCTCAGCGTTTCGCCCATGTTATACGCGGCGTTATTGATTTTGCTGGCATGATACCCGGCTTCCAGCTGCTTTCACAAGACGACAAATTCACCCTGCTCAAGGCTGGTCTCTTTGATGCTTTGTTCGTGCGCCTGATCTGCATGTTTGACAATTCCATTAACAGCATTATCTGCTTGAATGGCCAGGTGATGAGACGCGATGCTATACAGAATGGTGCCAATGCCCGTTTCCTAGTAGACTCCACATTTAACTTTGCCGAACGCATGAATTCCATGAATTTAACAGATGCCGAAATCGGCTTGTTCTGTGCTATTGTATTGATAACACCCGATAGGCCGGGTTTGCGCAATATTGAATTGATAGAGAAAATGTACAGTCGCTTGAAGGGTTGTCTGCAGACCATCATCAATCAAAATCGTCCCGATCAGCCGGATTTCATGAATAAGCTGCTGGAAACCATGCCCGATTTGCGTACTTTGAGCACTTTGCATACGGAGAAATTGGTAGTGTTTCGCACGGAACACAAAGAGCTGTTGCGCCAACAAATGTGGTCCATGGAGGATGAACAGCCCTCTCTGTCCAAGAGTCCGAATTCCTGGGAGGATCATCGCATGGATGTAGAGGCCAAAAGTCCTTTGGGTTCGGTGTCCAGCACAGAGTCCAATGATTTGGAATATCAAACCGCCTCTACCACCACAGCCAACCCATCACCAGCAAATTCAACGGTCAACCATCATTTGAATCATTTGCACACACAGCAAACATCTTCGTTGGCCTCATCTGCTCCCCTGCTGGCAGCCACCTTGTCCGGTACTTGCCCTCTGCGCAATCGTGCCAATTCGGGTTCGTCGGGAGACTCCACCAACGAATTGGATATGGTGGTGGGCAGTCATGCCCATTTAACACAAAACGGTTTGACCATTACCCCCATTGTCAGAGCTCATTCCCACCAACAGCTGCATCATCATTTGACGGCGGCTGCCAACAGCACTCACCGCTATCGCAAGCTGGACTCACCCACCGACTCGGGCATCGAATCGGGCAATGAGAAGAACGAGTGCAGTAAAAATGTTAGTTCAGGCGGCTCTTCCTCCTGCTCCAGTCCCCGCTCCAGTGTAGACGATGCCTTGGACTGCAATGAACAGGGCCAAAACAATGCGAATACTCAGGTTTCGGTATCCGTGTCGCCAGTGAGGTCACCCCAACCTTTAGCTCAGCAAGCCAGTTCAACGTCCAGCAACACAACGTCCGCCAGCAGCAACTCCTCGGCTACTTTGAAACGACAAATAGTGGATGATATGCCGGTGTTGAAGAGAGTGTTGCAGGCTCCGCCATTGTACGACACCAACTCCTTAATGGACGAGGCCTATAAGCCGCACAAGAAATTCAGAGCCTTAAGGCATCGAGAATATGAGTGCACGGAGGCAGATGCCAGCAGTTCAACAAATACACCGCTCTCAAATCTACCCGCCGCTGCTAGCAGTAGTCCCACACATCAACTCAATACAAACGCCCAAAGTCCCCCACCCGCAGTAACAACAAACTCCAGCATTATTAACTCAACGGGACAGAACCAGCAGCAGGTGATATTGGTGCCACAGGCAACGCATTCCCCCTCAGCACCCTTGGCCGCCTCACCGCCAGCCATTgctcaacaccaaagccaattGCACATGCATTTGACCCGACCAACACCCACCAATTCCAATACTGGTAGCATGGGCCAGCAGCAAACCTCTTCGCTGTCCAGCACCCATTCGGTGTTGGCCAAATCGTTGATGGCCGAGCCACGCATGACACCCGAACAAATGAAACGCTCGGATATTATACAAAACTATATCATGAGAGATTCCCAGCAGACGGCCTCCTCCAGCAATTCTTTGCTGGTGTGCTCTCCCCATGGTCCTGGTAGCCGCAGTCCGGCTCCTTTGCATCATCAAATGCAAATGCACAATTTGTATAACAATGGCAGCAACTCACCCAATTCCAATTGCAATTCCCCCACCACCACCACCTCGACAACAGGCATTAACAATGCTTTGGCGTCACCGCCCAGCAGCAGCCCTGCAGCGGCACGCTGGACCGGACATTCCGTTATCACCACCACCACGATAAATCAACGCCAGCAATCGGTATCGCCCAGCAGTAATGGCTCCTCCTCATCTTCCTCCTCCACCTCTTCATCCTCATCATCGTCGTCTTCAACGTCCTCCAACTCATCAGCAGGTTGTCAGTATTTCCAGTCACCCCACTCCACCTCAGCCTCGGTCTCACCGCCACGGCCCTCACCCTCACAAATGAGCACACCGCCCCGTTTGCTGGAACTCCAGGTGGACATTGCTGATTCCCAGCAGCCTTTGAATTTAAGCAAAAAGTCACCCACACCACCACCCAGTAAATTGCAAGCTTTAGTGGCGGCCGCCACCGCAGCCCAGCGTTATCCCACGGTCTCAGCCGATGTCACAGTAACAGCCACCTCCAGCAACAACAGCACTACAGCAGCCGCCAgcaccaccaccaccaacaaCAACCTGCAACAGCAAAAAGTCATGCTAGAGGCGTAA